A stretch of Natronococcus sp. CG52 DNA encodes these proteins:
- a CDS encoding MFS transporter, whose protein sequence is MRDKVEVKQGIREHLGQFSLHVLLVFATGLTIGSERTVVPVLGEEVFGVKSFLVIGSFVVSFGFVKALLNLYAGKWGEEYGRKPVLILGWLTALPIPVILIFAPSWGWITVGNILLGINQALTWSMAINAKIDLASPDQRGLAVGIDEAFGYTGVAAGAWITGVIAGQTSLRPEPFYFLAAVVVLAFLISVFLIKETVQLAHLEGDDDHHDANLPFNEVLKRATYGDKTLFAAAQAGHIENFVDTLFWIAVPLYLTSQGLAIEAVGVVVGVHSAMYFLQIGTGGLADRIGRRPPVVAGMFLAGAGVLGMVFVDSYLPWAALAGISGLGMALLYPNLMTVPSDAAHPTWRSAGMGVYRMWRDAGYGVGAILIGLSMEIVNAEAAFYMTAILMFISGAIVYLWMEETHPDFGTHEPPAPAPEAPEQPTLED, encoded by the coding sequence ATGAGGGATAAAGTTGAGGTGAAACAGGGAATTCGCGAGCACCTCGGACAGTTCTCACTACATGTCCTGCTGGTGTTCGCGACGGGGCTGACCATCGGATCAGAGCGTACGGTCGTGCCAGTCTTGGGCGAAGAGGTATTCGGCGTCAAGTCGTTTCTCGTTATCGGCTCATTCGTCGTCTCGTTCGGCTTCGTCAAAGCGCTGCTCAACCTCTACGCCGGCAAGTGGGGTGAGGAGTACGGACGCAAGCCAGTGCTCATTCTCGGCTGGCTCACCGCACTGCCGATACCGGTGATCCTCATCTTTGCGCCGAGTTGGGGCTGGATTACCGTCGGAAACATCCTGCTCGGGATTAACCAGGCGCTAACCTGGAGCATGGCGATTAACGCTAAGATCGATCTCGCGAGTCCCGACCAGCGTGGGCTCGCAGTCGGTATCGACGAGGCGTTCGGCTACACTGGTGTCGCGGCTGGAGCGTGGATTACGGGCGTCATTGCCGGCCAGACCAGTCTCCGGCCGGAACCATTCTACTTCCTCGCTGCCGTCGTGGTGTTAGCGTTCCTTATCTCGGTTTTCCTCATCAAGGAGACGGTCCAGCTTGCACATCTCGAGGGTGACGACGACCACCACGATGCAAACCTCCCGTTCAACGAGGTTCTGAAGCGAGCAACCTACGGCGACAAGACTCTGTTCGCGGCGGCTCAGGCCGGCCACATCGAGAACTTCGTCGATACGCTGTTCTGGATTGCCGTCCCGCTGTATCTCACGAGTCAGGGGCTCGCGATCGAAGCCGTTGGCGTCGTCGTCGGCGTCCACAGCGCGATGTACTTCCTCCAGATCGGGACTGGCGGGCTCGCCGACCGCATCGGGCGACGCCCGCCGGTCGTCGCAGGGATGTTCCTCGCCGGCGCAGGCGTCCTCGGGATGGTGTTCGTCGACAGTTACCTCCCATGGGCGGCCCTGGCCGGAATTTCCGGGCTCGGGATGGCGCTGCTCTATCCGAATCTCATGACGGTCCCGAGCGACGCTGCCCACCCGACGTGGCGGTCGGCGGGGATGGGTGTCTACCGCATGTGGCGTGACGCCGGCTATGGCGTCGGTGCGATTCTGATTGGTCTCTCGATGGAGATTGTGAACGCTGAGGCCGCCTTCTATATGACTGCCATCTTGATGTTCATTTCTGGGGCAATTGTGTATCTGTGGATGGAAGAGACTCATCCTGACTTCGGCACCCACGAACCGCCAGCTCCTGCTCCAGAAGCGCCCGAACAACCAACGCTCGAGGACTGA